A genomic stretch from Aedes albopictus strain Foshan chromosome 2, AalbF5, whole genome shotgun sequence includes:
- the LOC109403678 gene encoding uncharacterized protein DDB_G0287625 — MSSKLSQAINCSLEDYIAEKGIVSSLRSKSVQASEANYFKRPMRSEMDEEECDDLIYEDRKGMEVEEIDDDMPPLVRAGDRSNSAETSIKTEVDESGETRPTNVSIQLDNDRECRTFVTEERKRGIKHMPSQQWRLRRENQVWKKPAGVPPLTSIKAVFDRNTDQLIASLGESAKFHNDDARDRINQRLHQNNGRQRNNGNRNGNQNFHQNRNQGHQNRNFRNNNNRNQYGKNPNMVPSFNPSTDRMEQRSSTPADRNQIRDLRSYITPPSSLQSQAAVGSLVPGGGVWNNQPSQLGQPQLVTFADMLNQIGRAADNQNREMFANVIRNVMRNQQQPTPGNSMVPVMTPDAVSMMNPTELMPFAAQTLLNHISTVQQNFGPKYDMKVQKEIHALQGKSLLYRANGVVSMDGPGVGNDRVKPTTTDLSMNMRFS, encoded by the exons ATGAGTTCTAAACTATCGCAAGCGATCAACTGTTCGCTGG AAGATTACATCGCCGAGAAGGGAATTGTCTCGAGCTTGCGATCGAAATCCGTCCAGGCATCCGAGGCAAACTACTTCAAGCGGCCGATGCGATCGGAAATGGACGAAGAGGAATGTGACGATCTCATCTACGAGGATCGTAAGGGTATGGAGGTGGAAGAGATCGATGACGATATGCCCCCATTGGTACGTGCCGGCGACCGTTCGAATTCCGCCGAAACGTCGATCAAGACGGAAGTTGACGAAAGCGGAGAGACGCGGCCGACCAACGTTTCGATTCAGTTGGACAATGATCGCGAGTGTCGCACATTCGTAACGGAGGAAAGAAAACGCGGAATCAAGCACATGCCGTCGCAGCAGTGGCGTTTGCGTCGCGAGAATCAGGTGTGGAAGAAACCGGCCGGCGTTCCGCCACTGACTTCGATCAAGGCCGTGTTCGACAGGAATACGGATCAGCTGATTGCTTCGCTTGGCGAGAGCGCAAAGTTTCACAACGACGATGCCAGGGATCGTATCAACCAGCGGTTGCACCAGAATAACGGCCGTCAGAGGAACAACGGCAATCGGAATGGGAACCAGAATTTCCATCAAAACCGGAACCAAGGCCATCAGAATCGAAATTTTCGGAACAA CAACAACCGTAATCAATACGGCAAGAACCCGAACATGGTTCCCAGTTTCAACCCGAGCACCGATCGTATGGAGCAGCGCAGCAGCACTCCAGCGGATAGGAACCAGATCCGAGATTTGCGTTCGTATATCACGCCGCCGTCGTCGCTGCAATCGCAAGCCGCCGTTGGTTCTCTGGTTCCGGGTGGTGGCGTCTGGAACAACCAGCCGAGTCAGCTGGGCCAGCCGCAGTTGGTAACATTTGCCGACATGCTAAACCAAATTGGCCGAGCAGCGGACAATCAGAACCGGGAAATGTTTGCCAATGTGATTCGAAACGTGATGCGGAACCAGCAACAGCCAACTCCGGGAAATTCGATGGTCCCAGTGATGACACCCGATGCGGTCTCCATGATGAATCCCACCGAGTTGATGCCGTTTGCCGCCCAAACGCTGCTGAATCACATCAGCACGGTTCAGCAGAACTTTGGTCCCAAATATGACATGAAGGTGCAGAAGGAAATCCACGCGTTGCAGGGAAAATCGCTGCTCTATCGAGCGAATGGAGTGGTCAGTATGGATGGACCCGGCGTCGGGAACGACCGGGTTAAGCCGACTACCACAGATCTGAGCATGAACATGCGTTTCAGTTAG